The segment acatgttctactgatcacatgttctactggtcacatgttctactggtcacatgttctactggtcacatgttctactggtcacatgttctactggtcacatgttctactggtcacatgttctactctGGTGAAGGACTGACCGTTGAAGACGAGCACGGGGCCCATGCGCACACACAGCACCATGGCCAGGCTGCTGCCACACAGAGGGTGAGTGTACTGCAGCCTGTACACTCCAGCTGGGGTCCTCCAGCCTGCAGGCATCTCAGTGGCCTTCAGCTCCCcgctctgtgacacacacacacacacacacacacactataacactgATCTCTACTGATAGCCGTCTCGTGAGAACCCCCTTCCTCACCGGTGGCACGAAGCCGGTCTCCAGCATCAGGAGGTGTCCGGCCACCACGATGGCGTCCGTGGGGCTGGAGGTCCGGGCCGAGTGGTGGAGGAGCTCCAGGGAAAGAGGGGCCTGGCCGTCCTGCGCCTCGCTGCACAGCATGGGCTCCCAGCTGGGGGCCGGCAGCGGCTCAGAGTCCGACGTCTCCTGGGACTGCGATGCAGCGGCTGCAGGTCTGCTGCTGGTGGGCTGATTAGTAAACACAAGGGCAAACACTCAGAAACCAGTCTGACCAGTAGGAGGCAGTGACCATGAGGACGTCTTCACACGCGGCTGTTTTGCCCCATGAATCTATCGACAGGACAAAAGAAGCTTGTGGACCTTTTATAGCCTTGAGTTTacattttgtccgtcgccatcttggatttcaGCCGTCACAAtgtagagaatgcagcttttacacatgaagcatagacttctatacaaccagaggagttgccccctggtggtcagtagagagaatgcagcttttacacatgaagcatagacttctatacaaccagaggagtcgccccctggtggtcagtagagagaatgcagcttttacacatgaagcatagacttctatacaaccagaggagttgccccctggtggtcaggagagagaatgcagctttaacacatgaagcatagacttctatacaaccagaggagtcgccccctggtggtcaggagagataatgcagctttaacacatgaagcatatacttctatacaaccagaggagtcgccccctggtggtcaggagagataatgcagctttaacacatgaaacatagacttctatacaaccagaggagtcgccccctggtggtcaggagagagaatgcagctttaacacatgaagcatacacttctatacaaccagaggagtcgccccctggtggtcaggagagataatgcagctttaacacatgaagctttggCTTCACTTTAAAGAACTGGTTTATTCCCTCACCCGGGTGGATGTCATAGCAGCAGTCTGCTTGGTCTGTTGGTTCTGCTGCCTCTGGGTCTCTGagctggtgttggaggaggtggaggtggtggaggtggtggtggtggagatggtggaggtggtggaggtcgtggaggtggtggaggtcgTGGAGCTGCGGGCTGCAGACTCAGGCAGGACGACACAGATCAGATCTCCGGAGACGATGCCGCAGGACGACAGAGTCTGACCAGAGTCCGACAGAAGCTCCGATCCGTCCAGAGACAAACTGAACTGTGTGTCGGCACTGAAACACGAATATTCTGTCAGAACACGACTCGACCGCCTACTCCTCAAAGcaattatgaaaataaacatCTACAATAGTTCAAATTCATACTTTGCGCTTGAACAAGCTGATTTgactaataataaaaacataacaattTAATGAACTTATTGAATCACAATTTAGAAACCACagtataaacacacagaaatcatGAAACACTGTATATTGTGTGGGCGTGAGagcaataacaacataaacatcaTCTGGATGTCGGGTCTCTGGAGTCTGACCTGAGCccctgagaggagagaagggtcTCCTTGACGTGATCCGTGAGCTCCTTCAGACTGGGTTCCTCTCCCAGTAGCTCCACCCTGCTGGTGACCCGGTGGACCCGGACCCTCAGCTTCATGCTGCAGAACACACAGGAGAAGTCATTTGAGGTCCTTCATGTCACTACGGGGTCCTCATGAACTCTAAAGGAGCCCCATTATTAGCCCCATTATTAACAAGCAGAGACCGTCGGAACAGTGTTTACTAGTTCTGTCTGGAAGAGATGGAAACCATCTCCTTCGTGTGGGAGCTGCGGGTCAGAGGCCTCCATCATGAAGCTCCATGTTtgtatttaaagttgttttCAATGCAGCTTAGTTTCAGTGTTTTATCATTCAGAGCTCAATTCAGATTAAATAACTCATTTAATATCACCGAAACCAACTCACAcgtgacaaaaacacagacgcATTCACgcaaacatgaataaaataacGCAGAAACTCGTTAAGAAGAAATCCTACTTTCGTTTTCGCTTCCGGTCTGACGGTTGTAAATCGCTGCGTCACGATGACGCGCTGCAATGGCCGCCGCGTGAAGCGGCTCGTTCACGCGAGTGGACGCGTGT is part of the Cyclopterus lumpus isolate fCycLum1 chromosome 23, fCycLum1.pri, whole genome shotgun sequence genome and harbors:
- the fbxo7 gene encoding F-box only protein 7 isoform X1, with the protein product MKLRVRVHRVTSRVELLGEEPSLKELTDHVKETLLSSQGLSADTQFSLSLDGSELLSDSGQTLSSCGIVSGDLICVVLPESAARSSTTSTTSTTSTTSTISTTTTSTTSTSSNTSSETQRQQNQQTKQTAAMTSTRPTSSRPAAAASQSQETSDSEPLPAPSWEPMLCSEAQDGQAPLSLELLHHSARTSSPTDAIVVAGHLLMLETGFVPPSGELKATEMPAGWRTPAGVYRLQYTHPLCGSSLAMVLCVRMGPVLVFNATLKLNGSVNAVCKLCVDPSAYVTDRWPGGSAAAAFRDLNRLSRVFKDQLAYPLIAAARDAVGLPVAFGLAVLPPELVLRVLRLLDAPSVLRVASVCRHLAVAAADSSLWRHLYRRDFSDRALSRSRDTDWKELYKRFHKIHCERRHVTRSLPPFHRDPFVPAPFVPAPFYPPLLPGIIGGEYDQNPGPPRLLLHWPRYDPIGPVPGLNRRLPRGRPPGGRGADARRGFI
- the fbxo7 gene encoding F-box only protein 7 isoform X2; amino-acid sequence: MKLRVRVHRVTSRVELLGEEPSLKELTDHVKETLLSSQGLSADTQFSLSLDGSELLSDSGQTLSSCGIVSGDLICVVLPESAARSSTTSTTSTTSTTSTISTTTTSTTSTSSNTSSETQRQQNQQTKQTAAMTSTRPTSSRPAAAASQSQETSDSEPLPAPSWEPMLCSEAQDGQAPLSLELLHHSARTSSPTDAIVVAGHLLMLETGFVPPSGELKATEMPAGWRTPAGVYRLQYTHPLCGSSLAMVLCVRMGPVLVFNATLKLNGSVNAVCKLCVDPSAYVTDRWPGGSAAAAFRDLNRLSRVFKDQLAYPLIAAARDAVGLPVAFGLAVLPPELVLRVLRLLDAPSVLRVASVCRHLAVAAADSSLWRHLYRRDFSDRALSRSRDTDWKELYKRFHNIVVVLLIKRSPALQAVP